GGCGTGGCGCTCACCTCCAGAGCACAGGAATGGGAGGCGACAAAGCTCTGCAGTCGCTTCGACAGCAGATCGTCGATGGGATCAGCGAGGTGAAAGCTGCGAAATCCCTGCTTGAGCAAAGCCTGGAGATGCTCTGCAGTGTCTCTGGCCTGGTGATGAAGGCGCTGCTGGACGTTGAAGCCTCGCTCTCGCAACGTGTCGGCGTAGGCCGACATCGAGGCGCGGTGCAGCAGAGCACGTTGACGATGCACCTGCATCGGCCATCGAGGATCTGTACCGAAAAACAGCGGATCTTCGACCAGAGCCACCGGTCGACCTGATTTCAGGCACGGATGATCAGCGAAGAGCTGATGCGGAAAGATCAGCGTCAGTTCCATCGTCAGCCTTCACCGGCAAGTCGACAGGCGCGACGTCCAATGGCTGTGGCGTAGGCACGATCCACAGGACCCGACATCGGACTGAGCTGACCAGCTCGGCAGTTCATCACCACCTTTTCGCGATGGCCGAGCTGATCATTCAGTTTGAGCACCAGCTGCCAGTGGTTCTTGGCACTTCGAGTGATGTCATCGGCGCAGACAGGACCGGTGCAAAGACCTGGAGAGGCTTCAACACGCAGGGGCGAGACCAGTCCCGTGAGCAGACCAAACAACAGTGCGGCCAAGGTGAGGACTCGCATCATGGCTGTGACGATCCTGGGTCGTGAGTGGGCCCATCCTGCTCTGCATCCTCATCGGGGTGAAAAAAACGGCGAATATCCCGTGCCAAGGCCAAGCCGACTCCTGGAGCCTGAGCGAGGGTTTCAACTGTGGCCAGTTGGATGGCATCAATCGAATGAAAGTGGGCAAGCAGGTCTTTGACCCGCTTGGGACCAACGCCGGGGATGTCTGATAACCGCGAACGCTTCATGCGCTCACCCCGCTGCTGACGGTGAAAACTCACAGCGAACCGGTGCGCTTCATCTCGCAGGCGCCGGAGCAGAGCCACCCCAAGTTGATCGGGCTCACTGTCGAGCGGCTGACTTTCCCCTGGCATGAAGATCTCTTCACGCTGCTTGGCCAGGGAACACACATTGAGATCTTGATGCAGGTCGAGCTCCCGCAACGCCTCCATCACGGCAGACAACTGACCCTTGCCACCGTCGATCATCACCACATCAGGCCAGTCGTTGAGGCCATCGGTCTGCAGGGCACTACCGCCCTTGTGACGCAGTGCACCGAGATCAACGCCATCAGCCTTCGCCCTGGCCCAACGCCGGAAACGACGGCGCATGATCTCCGCCATCGCCATGAAGTCATCGCTGTGTCCGGCTCGGATGCTGCTGCTGCGGATCTTGTATTTGCGGTAGTGCTGCTTGGCAGGAAGCCCATCGATAAACACCACTTGGGATGCCACTGCGTCGCTGCCTTGGATGTGACTGATGTCGTAGCCCTCGATTCGACGCGGTGGAATGGGGAGTTCCAACAATTGCGCTAGATCCTCCGTGGCCAGGGCCTGCTGTTCCTGACTCTGCTTGGCACGCTGAAGCTCGTAGTCGGCATTGCGCTGCACCAGATCGATCAGATCCGCTTTCTGACGTTGCTTGGGGCAATGGATCTGCACCCTGCGCTCTCGCTGCTCAGTGAGCCACTCCTCCAGCAGGAGTTGCTGATGGAGTGGATGTTGCACCAGCAATTCCGGTGGAATTTCCACCGCATCCACCTGGCTGTAGTGCTCTTCAATCACCCTCTGAAGAATCAGGCCAGGTTCCTGACCCGAGGCATCGGCCATGTATCCCAGTCGGCCGACAAGCTTGCCGGCTCGCATCTGAAACAACTGAACAGCCGCGAGCCGCTCATCCGCAGCCATGGCAATCACATCCCGACTGACCGATGAGTCGGCGATACTCATCTTCTGATCTGCGGTGAGTTGATCCAGTCCCTGCAGTTGATCACGCACCTTTGCGGCGGCTTCGAAATCCAGCCGCTCGGCATAGCGATCCATTTGTTCATGCAAAAGGGTCTGCAGTTCATCACTGCGGCCCTGAAACACCATGGCCACCTTGCGCAGGGTGCGGTGATAGTCCTCGGAGCTGATTTTCTCCTGGCAAACCCCTGGACACCGGCCGATGTTGTAGTTCAGACAGGTGCGGTCCTGGTGCAGTGGTCGAGGTCGCTGCCTCAGCGGAAACACTCGCTTCACAAGGAACAAGGTGCGCCGCAAAAGCCCTACATCGACATAGGGCCCGTAAAAGCGATCGAGTGGACTGCGAAACCGTCGGCGCCGGGTGATGAAGATCCTTGGATAAGCCTCGCTCCAGGTGATGCAGAGATAGGGATATTTTTTGTCGTCTTTCAACAGCACATTGAAGTGGGGCTGCTGGTTTTTGATCAGATTGGCCTCCAACGCGAGGGCTTCGGCCTCGCTATCAGTGACGATGAATTCAATCTCACAGATCTGACGCACCATCAAACGAATGCGCGGGCTCAGGTCATGCCGGCTTCGGAAGTAGCTGCGCACACGGCTGCGCAGGCTTTTGGATTTGCCCACGTACAGCAGACGATCCTCGGCATCCCGCATCAGGTAACACCCCGGTTCCGTCGGGATTTCCTTCAGGCGTCGTTCGAGGCGATCCGGTTGCTCGAGCAAAGGGGACTGCATGCCGAGAATCTAGAGATGCCGGGGTGCATAGGATCCGGCCAGCTCGACCTGCTGATCTCGGGATGAAAGCGCTTTATCCAGGCAGCTTCGATCCGCTGACGCTGGGGCATCTTGATCTGATTGAACGGGGTGCCTCTCTCGTGGATGAGCTGGTAGTGGCTGTCTTGCAGAACCCTGGGAAATCACCCACTTTCCCCTTGGAACAGCGTCTCCACCAGATCCGTGTATCAACGGCCCATCTCAGCAATGTCACGGTGACAAGCTTTGACGGACTGACCGTTGAGTGCGCACGTCGTCATCGTGCTCGGCTGATTCTGCGCGGACTTCGCGCCATGAGCGATTTCGAGTACGAACTTCAAATTGCCCACACCAACCGATCTCTCGACCCGGATTTCGAAACAATTTTCCTCAGCACCGCTGCCCACTACAGCTTTTTGAGCAGTTCAGTGGTCAAGGAAGTGGCACGATTTGGTGGATCTGTGGATCACATGGTGCCTCCGGTGGTGGCGGAGGACCTCGGAAGGTTCTTTAATTCGGCTTTCCATCCCCCGTCGCGATGAGCGAGATCCGGTTCTCCGTAATCGACCAGCTCGATCAGCTCGAGGAAATCGTGCTGGAGGGTAGTCGCATTCCCTTCAGTGGCGGGAGGCTCGTCAACGAGCAGGACGCCGTTGAGCTTCTTGATGCCGTCCGTGAAGCGATGCCGGGTCAGGTGGCTGAAGCCGATCAACTGCTGCAGAAGCGCGATGACTTCATCGCCACAGCCCGCAGTCAGGCGGATGAGATCGTCAACACAGCGCAGCAGCAGCGTGACCAACTGCTTGCCCAGGCCTCCATCCGTCAGGAAGCGGAACGTCAGGCCGCCGAAATGCGCGAACAGATCCGGCAGCAGTGTGAGCAACTGCTCCAGACCACCCGTCAGCAGGCTGCGCAGATGGAACAAGAGATGCAGACCAAGCAGGCTCAGCTTGAACAGCAGTTCTCCACACGCCGTCAGCAACTAGAGCAGGAAGCTCTGCAGCGCAGGCAGCAGCTCGATCAGGAGGCGATCGAACTCAAACGCCAGTTAAGCGAGCAGCATGAACGCAACCGTCAGCAATCACTCCAGGAGCTCGAGCTCATTCGTCAGGAAGGTCTGAGGATTCAGAAGGAAGCCCAGGCTGAAGCTGAGCGGCTCCAGCAGGATGCTTTGCAATTCCGTCAACAGACTCAGCAGCAGTGTGAATCGCTGATCCAACGCAGCCGAAAAGAAGCCTCCACGGTTCAGGAAGGGGCCAATCGCTACGCCGAACAAACGTTGGGAGAACTGGAGCAGCGACTCAAGGAGATGGCTCAGGTTGTGTTGGCCGGACGGCAGGAACTGATCAAGATCCAGACCGGTCAGACAGTGTCCAGCACTGCTGAAACCAATGACAGCAAAACCGTGCCGATCAGCCGGGCACGTCGGGCTGCATCTCGGCTGCGTCAGATGAAGGGCACGGGCTGAACCGTTGTACGGATCGGAGGATCTGCCCCATCACCGTGTTGGGGTAACTCGATCCGTTGGAAATCATCGCCACGTAGCGCGGCCCATCCTGCGTTTGCAGAAATCCGGAGATGCTGCGCACACCACTGATGGTTCCAGTCTTTCCGCGGAATTTTCCATCCAAAATGGTTCCGCGATAGAGATTGCGGAGGGTTCCCCGTTGTCCTGCAATGGCCATGGACGCCTGGTAGTAGGGCGCGAAAGGATGTTGGTCCATGCGCATCAGCAGGGCTGCGATGGTGCGACTGGTGACCCTGTTGTTGCGAGACAGGCCACTTCCGTCAGCCACCCGCAGTCCTTGGATTGGCAGCCCCTGCTCGAACATCCAGCGTTCGGTGGCTCTGGACGCTGCATTCACATCCCAGAGGCCGGAAGCCTGTCGCATCAACACTTCTGCGGTGAAGTTGTGGCTTTCCGTGTTGGCCAGGCTGAGCAGCGCGTGCATGGGTGCGGAGGCTTCCTCATGCAAAACCACGCTGTTGTCGTCATCCATTGACAGGGGCTCAGCCATGGGTTGCCCCCTTTCGATGCTCACTGAGCCACCACGGCGTGAAACCTCTTTGCGAAACAGAACCTGGAGACGGTTGTAGGGGTCGCTGACGGCTCCACCCACGGCATTGCTGGTTAAGGCGAGACGTGTGATCGGAGCGCCGTAGGCATAACCACGATCGGCCGGATGCCAGTCCGCTGGCCACCAGTTGGCACGTGGTTCCTCACGGACCATCAACTTGACGTCTAGTGGAGATCCACCCATGGATCCGCCCTGACGCAGAGCTGCCATCGCAAAACGCTGCAAGCCGGCGATTCCGAGGTCTGGATCACCCTCTCCGTTCAGTTCAAGGGATCCATCAGGACGCTGGATTAAGCGGGTCTTGAGACGGAAGTCGGGGCCCAGACGATCGAGCGCAAAGGCGGTACTGATCAACTTCTGATTGGAGGCCGGAATCCTGGGAACGCCAC
This region of Synechococcus sp. NOUM97013 genomic DNA includes:
- the uvrC gene encoding excinuclease ABC subunit UvrC, translating into MQSPLLEQPDRLERRLKEIPTEPGCYLMRDAEDRLLYVGKSKSLRSRVRSYFRSRHDLSPRIRLMVRQICEIEFIVTDSEAEALALEANLIKNQQPHFNVLLKDDKKYPYLCITWSEAYPRIFITRRRRFRSPLDRFYGPYVDVGLLRRTLFLVKRVFPLRQRPRPLHQDRTCLNYNIGRCPGVCQEKISSEDYHRTLRKVAMVFQGRSDELQTLLHEQMDRYAERLDFEAAAKVRDQLQGLDQLTADQKMSIADSSVSRDVIAMAADERLAAVQLFQMRAGKLVGRLGYMADASGQEPGLILQRVIEEHYSQVDAVEIPPELLVQHPLHQQLLLEEWLTEQRERRVQIHCPKQRQKADLIDLVQRNADYELQRAKQSQEQQALATEDLAQLLELPIPPRRIEGYDISHIQGSDAVASQVVFIDGLPAKQHYRKYKIRSSSIRAGHSDDFMAMAEIMRRRFRRWARAKADGVDLGALRHKGGSALQTDGLNDWPDVVMIDGGKGQLSAVMEALRELDLHQDLNVCSLAKQREEIFMPGESQPLDSEPDQLGVALLRRLRDEAHRFAVSFHRQQRGERMKRSRLSDIPGVGPKRVKDLLAHFHSIDAIQLATVETLAQAPGVGLALARDIRRFFHPDEDAEQDGPTHDPGSSQP
- the coaD gene encoding pantetheine-phosphate adenylyltransferase, translated to MKALYPGSFDPLTLGHLDLIERGASLVDELVVAVLQNPGKSPTFPLEQRLHQIRVSTAHLSNVTVTSFDGLTVECARRHRARLILRGLRAMSDFEYELQIAHTNRSLDPDFETIFLSTAAHYSFLSSSVVKEVARFGGSVDHMVPPVVAEDLGRFFNSAFHPPSR
- a CDS encoding D-alanyl-D-alanine carboxypeptidase/D-alanyl-D-alanine-endopeptidase, whose product is MKSLGFSLALLLPLAAQTVRAEGLPLIAPPPPETEQPLPTLQPGRPCPALAEALRADLGAEARVWSVTVLNSDGDILGDVNGGVPRIPASNQKLISTAFALDRLGPDFRLKTRLIQRPDGSLELNGEGDPDLGIAGLQRFAMAALRQGGSMGGSPLDVKLMVREEPRANWWPADWHPADRGYAYGAPITRLALTSNAVGGAVSDPYNRLQVLFRKEVSRRGGSVSIERGQPMAEPLSMDDDNSVVLHEEASAPMHALLSLANTESHNFTAEVLMRQASGLWDVNAASRATERWMFEQGLPIQGLRVADGSGLSRNNRVTSRTIAALLMRMDQHPFAPYYQASMAIAGQRGTLRNLYRGTILDGKFRGKTGTISGVRSISGFLQTQDGPRYVAMISNGSSYPNTVMGQILRSVQRFSPCPSSDAAEMQPDVPG